From one Simplicispira suum genomic stretch:
- a CDS encoding MATE family efflux transporter: MARPESGTPTAPVAPRPLWRAFLAFLVPMLLSNVLQALSGTINNVYLGQMLGVQALAAVSSFFPVLFFFIAFTIGLGAGASVLIGQAWGARQIEKAQAITGTTLTVGASFGLLVALFGGVFTQPMLSLLGTPADILPDATLYARIVLIAMPGLFVYLLSTAMLRGIGDTVTPLYTLGISTAIGLVLTPALIRGWAGLPQLGVASAAAATVVSFTVATVWMGWRLRRLASPLAPTREFARHLRIDLSLLKGVLRIGMPTGVQMIVVSISSLVLLSLVNAYGSDATAAYGAVNQVVAYVQFPAISIAITASILGAQAIGAGREATLGAIARTGLLMNLVLTGGLVLIGYLFSRALMGVFITSAPVIEVAQTLLHIMLWSMVVFGMASVLSGVMRASGSVLVPTSIAIGCIALVEIPSAWFLSHRVGLNGVWMAYPINFIAMLTLQTAYYHGVWRKKPIRRMV; the protein is encoded by the coding sequence ATGGCCCGACCTGAATCTGGCACGCCGACGGCGCCCGTCGCACCGCGCCCGCTGTGGCGCGCGTTCCTTGCATTTTTGGTTCCCATGCTGCTGAGCAATGTGTTGCAGGCGCTCTCGGGGACGATCAACAACGTCTATCTGGGGCAGATGCTTGGCGTGCAAGCGTTGGCGGCGGTGTCGAGCTTTTTCCCTGTGTTGTTCTTCTTCATCGCCTTCACCATCGGACTGGGCGCGGGCGCTTCGGTGTTGATCGGTCAAGCCTGGGGCGCGCGCCAGATTGAAAAGGCCCAGGCCATCACCGGTACCACACTGACCGTCGGAGCCTCATTCGGGTTGTTGGTGGCGCTCTTCGGCGGAGTGTTCACCCAACCGATGCTTTCGCTCCTTGGAACGCCTGCGGACATCCTGCCGGACGCCACGCTGTACGCGCGCATTGTGCTGATTGCCATGCCGGGACTGTTTGTGTATCTGCTCTCCACAGCCATGCTTCGCGGCATTGGCGACACGGTAACGCCTCTCTATACGCTGGGGATTTCCACTGCCATCGGCCTGGTGCTGACGCCCGCGCTGATTCGCGGCTGGGCCGGGTTGCCGCAGTTGGGAGTGGCCAGCGCGGCGGCAGCTACGGTCGTGTCCTTTACGGTAGCCACCGTGTGGATGGGCTGGCGCCTGCGCCGTTTGGCGAGCCCGCTGGCGCCCACGCGGGAGTTTGCGCGGCATTTGCGCATTGACTTGTCGCTGCTCAAGGGCGTACTGCGCATTGGCATGCCCACGGGCGTCCAGATGATTGTGGTGTCCATCTCGTCCCTGGTGCTGCTGTCCCTGGTCAACGCGTATGGGTCCGACGCCACCGCCGCTTATGGTGCCGTCAACCAGGTCGTGGCGTATGTGCAGTTCCCGGCCATCTCGATTGCGATCACCGCGTCCATCCTGGGCGCGCAGGCGATTGGCGCGGGCCGCGAAGCCACGTTGGGTGCGATTGCCCGCACCGGGCTGTTGATGAATCTGGTGCTGACCGGCGGCCTGGTGCTGATTGGCTATCTGTTTTCGCGCGCGCTGATGGGGGTGTTCATCACCAGCGCGCCGGTGATTGAGGTAGCCCAGACATTGTTGCACATCATGCTGTGGAGCATGGTGGTCTTCGGTATGGCGTCGGTGCTCTCGGGTGTCATGCGGGCAAGCGGCTCGGTGCTCGTGCCTACGTCGATTGCCATCGGGTGCATCGCCCTGGTCGAAATTCCGTCGGCCTGGTTCCTTAGCCACCGCGTCGGGCTCAATGGGGTGTGGATGGCCTATCCCATCAACTTCATCGCCATGCTGACGCTGCAGACCGCCTACTACCACGGCGTTTGGCGGAAGAAACCGATTCGGCGGATGGTGTAG
- a CDS encoding DUF2239 family protein, with translation MTATAQTLTAFVGFERIAKGSRKEVFAQLRQYSGSAPLLIFDDTNGALVDLDLREPAQEPTAAEAPRSVGRPKLGVVAREVTLLPRHWDWLGRQPGGASVALRRLVEEARRIHHGRDTVREAREAAYRFMTAMAGSLEGFEEAARALFAGDQERFLALVAVWPEDVGTYLQGLAAAAWSEKDGPT, from the coding sequence ATGACGGCCACCGCCCAGACGCTTACCGCGTTCGTCGGTTTTGAACGCATTGCCAAAGGCAGTAGAAAAGAGGTTTTTGCGCAGCTCAGGCAATACAGTGGCAGTGCGCCGTTGCTGATTTTTGACGATACCAACGGCGCCTTGGTCGACCTCGATCTGCGCGAACCGGCTCAGGAGCCGACGGCTGCCGAGGCACCGCGCAGCGTCGGCCGCCCCAAGCTGGGTGTGGTGGCGCGCGAGGTCACGCTCTTGCCGCGCCACTGGGACTGGCTCGGCCGCCAGCCCGGCGGCGCGTCGGTGGCGCTGCGCCGCCTGGTGGAAGAGGCGCGCCGCATCCACCACGGGCGCGACACGGTGCGCGAAGCGCGCGAGGCGGCGTACCGCTTCATGACAGCCATGGCGGGTTCGCTGGAAGGTTTCGAGGAGGCCGCGCGTGCGCTGTTTGCGGGCGATCAGGAGCGATTCTTGGCGCTGGTGGCGGTTTGGCCCGAAGACGTTGGAACGTATCTGCAGGGTTTGGCCGCAGCCGCCTGGAGCGAGAAAGATGGCCCGACCTGA
- a CDS encoding GIY-YIG nuclease family protein — protein MPTVPHPNAGQAISAARRALVRQYKDSRLPAGVFTLTNQSNGRVFVGGSLNLDGAMNRLRFELNLRSHRNKPLQLDWIVYGAQCFSFAVVGRIKERDDPLFDYRAELDSLLALWREEIPCHGDSGYNGVQP, from the coding sequence ATGCCAACGGTTCCGCACCCGAACGCAGGCCAGGCCATTTCCGCCGCGCGCCGCGCGCTGGTGCGCCAATACAAGGACTCACGCCTGCCTGCCGGCGTCTTCACCCTCACCAATCAGTCCAATGGTCGGGTCTTTGTGGGTGGCAGCCTCAACCTCGACGGCGCCATGAATCGCCTGCGTTTCGAATTGAACCTGCGCTCCCACCGCAACAAGCCTTTGCAGCTCGATTGGATCGTGTACGGCGCGCAATGCTTCAGCTTTGCCGTGGTGGGCCGCATCAAGGAGCGGGACGATCCGCTTTTTGACTACCGGGCCGAACTCGACAGCCTGCTCGCGCTTTGGCGGGAAGAGATTCCCTGCCATGGCGACAGCGGCTACAACGGCGTCCAGCCATGA
- a CDS encoding branched-chain amino acid ABC transporter substrate-binding protein, with the protein MNKFRSARLKLGALALGLASLLGMGGGEAHAQDGPVGAASTATVPIKLALIESLSGPFANTGEAVFRNLLWATERVNARGGVALPAAAGGARPLQISRYDSKGQNEEALSALRAAIDDGARVVMQGNSSATAAALIDAVNKHNERDPDKRVLFLNYSAVDPILTNEKCSFWHFRFDAHADMRMAALMEVLRGDKALKSVYLIGQDYSFGQAVLREARKQLAAQRPDVAVVGDELHPVGRVKDFAPYAVKIKNSGAQAVITGNWGNDLTLLVKAAREVGYSGSFYTFYGNAMGAPAAIGDAGIGKVVAVADWMPNVSGAPSASFYKAFRERFPRPQDDYVHLRMQLMIEALAKAMEGAGSVDAVSVARQLEGIKVSLAGRSASMRAADHQFQQALVVGVMDKQGTPGVPFDVEGSGYGFRVVRDIPAAQTEQLTSCKMQRY; encoded by the coding sequence ATGAATAAATTTCGCAGCGCGCGCTTGAAATTGGGCGCTTTGGCCCTTGGTTTGGCTTCTTTGTTGGGTATGGGTGGTGGCGAGGCCCACGCTCAGGACGGCCCGGTGGGCGCTGCCAGCACGGCGACCGTCCCTATCAAGCTGGCGTTGATCGAGAGTCTCTCAGGGCCCTTTGCGAACACGGGTGAGGCAGTGTTTCGCAACCTGCTGTGGGCCACTGAGCGCGTGAATGCGCGCGGTGGCGTGGCGCTGCCCGCAGCGGCTGGCGGCGCACGGCCCCTGCAGATTTCGCGCTACGACAGCAAGGGCCAGAACGAAGAGGCGCTCTCGGCCCTGCGCGCCGCCATTGACGACGGTGCGCGCGTGGTGATGCAGGGGAACTCGTCGGCCACCGCAGCGGCGCTGATCGACGCCGTCAACAAACACAACGAGCGTGACCCGGACAAGCGCGTGCTGTTTCTGAACTACTCGGCGGTCGATCCGATTTTGACCAACGAGAAATGCAGCTTCTGGCATTTCCGCTTTGATGCCCATGCCGACATGCGCATGGCGGCGCTGATGGAGGTGCTGCGTGGCGACAAGGCGCTCAAGAGCGTTTACCTGATCGGCCAGGACTACAGCTTTGGCCAGGCTGTGCTGCGCGAAGCCAGGAAGCAGCTGGCCGCCCAGCGGCCCGATGTGGCCGTGGTGGGCGATGAGCTGCACCCCGTAGGGCGCGTGAAGGACTTTGCCCCCTACGCCGTCAAGATCAAGAACAGCGGCGCCCAGGCCGTCATTACCGGCAACTGGGGCAATGACCTCACTTTGCTGGTCAAGGCTGCCCGCGAAGTGGGCTACAGCGGCAGTTTCTACACCTTCTATGGCAACGCCATGGGGGCGCCGGCAGCCATCGGCGATGCGGGCATTGGCAAAGTGGTGGCTGTGGCCGACTGGATGCCCAATGTGTCGGGGGCTCCCAGCGCCAGCTTCTACAAGGCCTTCCGCGAGCGCTTTCCCAGGCCGCAGGACGACTATGTGCACCTGCGCATGCAGTTGATGATCGAGGCGCTGGCGAAGGCCATGGAGGGCGCGGGCAGCGTGGATGCCGTCTCCGTGGCCAGGCAATTGGAGGGCATAAAGGTCAGTCTGGCAGGGCGCAGCGCCAGCATGCGCGCAGCCGACCACCAGTTCCAGCAAGCGCTGGTGGTGGGCGTGATGGACAAGCAGGGCACCCCCGGCGTGCCCTTCGACGTGGAAGGCTCGGGCTATGGATTTCGCGTGGTGCGCGACATTCCTGCGGCGCAGACCGAGCAGCTCACAAGCTGCAAAATGCAACGCTACTAA
- a CDS encoding Hsp20/alpha crystallin family protein, whose translation MIFAPTLRRASFVHAPHNHDAALQRFLLAAAQGSPARAPVQVQDDEKATTLQLDVPGLAREQLAITIEGAQVQLKSIDGAPRQVQRSWELPGEIDASASSAKLENGVLTLVLAKLQPESRATQLAIG comes from the coding sequence ATGATTTTCGCCCCCACTTTGCGCCGCGCCAGCTTCGTCCACGCGCCACACAACCACGATGCTGCGCTGCAGCGTTTTCTACTGGCCGCCGCCCAAGGCAGCCCCGCCCGCGCACCCGTTCAGGTGCAAGACGATGAGAAAGCCACCACCCTGCAGCTCGACGTTCCGGGCCTTGCGCGCGAGCAGCTCGCTATCACCATCGAGGGCGCACAAGTGCAACTCAAGAGCATTGATGGCGCCCCGCGCCAAGTGCAGCGCAGTTGGGAACTGCCCGGCGAGATTGACGCCAGCGCCAGCAGCGCGAAACTGGAAAATGGCGTACTGACTCTGGTGCTTGCCAAGCTGCAGCCCGAGAGCCGGGCGACCCAGCTTGCCATCGGCTAA
- the prpF gene encoding 2-methylaconitate cis-trans isomerase PrpF, producing MPRFAPQIKIPAIYMRGGTSKGVFFRLQDLPESARQPGPARDALLLRVLGSPDPYGKQIDGLGNGSSSTSKAVILSQSTRTGHDVDYLFGQVAIDQSVVDWSGNCGNLSAAVGPCAIHMGLIDTARIAQSGVATIRIWQANIGKSIVAHVPISDGQVQETGDFALDGVTFPAAEVALEFVDPADAGEGGGAMFPTARLVDELDVPGTGRLAATLINAGIPTVFLNAHDLGYTGTELQAAINGDATALARLEAIRAQGALQMGLIQHLGDAATRPHTPKLAFVAPPADYTASSGKRIKAGDIDLLVRALSMGQLHHAMMGTAAVAVGVAAAIPGTLVNLAAGGECGDGFARPSVRFGHPSGTLRVGAQAALVDGQWQVTKVAMSRSARVLMEGQVRVPVDNF from the coding sequence ATGCCCCGCTTCGCCCCGCAAATCAAAATCCCCGCTATCTATATGCGCGGCGGCACCAGCAAAGGCGTGTTCTTTCGCCTGCAGGACCTGCCCGAGTCCGCCCGGCAGCCCGGTCCGGCACGCGATGCCTTGCTGCTGCGCGTGCTCGGCAGCCCCGACCCGTATGGCAAGCAAATCGACGGTCTGGGCAATGGGTCGTCGAGCACCAGCAAGGCGGTCATCCTGAGCCAAAGCACCCGCACCGGCCACGACGTCGACTACCTGTTTGGCCAGGTCGCCATCGACCAATCCGTGGTCGACTGGAGCGGCAACTGCGGCAATCTCTCCGCCGCCGTTGGCCCCTGCGCCATCCATATGGGGCTGATCGACACCGCACGCATTGCGCAGAGCGGCGTGGCCACCATTCGCATCTGGCAGGCGAACATCGGAAAATCCATCGTCGCCCACGTGCCCATCAGCGATGGCCAGGTGCAAGAGACGGGCGACTTTGCTCTGGATGGCGTGACCTTTCCTGCGGCCGAAGTGGCGCTGGAATTTGTCGACCCGGCGGATGCGGGCGAGGGCGGCGGGGCGATGTTTCCGACGGCGCGGTTGGTGGACGAACTCGACGTGCCTGGCACAGGCCGCTTGGCTGCCACGCTGATCAACGCTGGCATCCCGACCGTTTTTCTGAACGCCCACGACCTGGGCTACACCGGCACCGAGCTGCAAGCCGCCATCAATGGCGACGCAACGGCCCTCGCCCGGCTCGAAGCCATCCGCGCCCAGGGCGCCCTGCAAATGGGGCTGATCCAACACTTGGGCGATGCCGCCACACGCCCGCACACGCCCAAACTCGCCTTTGTCGCCCCGCCCGCCGACTACACCGCGTCCAGCGGCAAACGCATCAAGGCCGGCGACATCGACCTGCTGGTGCGGGCGCTCTCCATGGGCCAACTGCACCACGCCATGATGGGTACTGCGGCTGTGGCCGTTGGGGTGGCGGCTGCGATTCCGGGCACGCTGGTGAACCTGGCGGCTGGCGGTGAGTGTGGAGATGGGTTTGCGCGCCCGTCCGTGCGCTTTGGCCACCCGTCGGGCACGTTGCGGGTGGGTGCGCAAGCAGCGCTGGTCGATGGGCAATGGCAAGTCACCAAAGTCGCAATGAGCCGCAGCGCGCGGGTGTTGATGGAGGGCCAAGTTCGTGTGCCCGTGGACAATTTTTGA
- a CDS encoding alpha/beta fold hydrolase, with product MEKFDIASEDGRPLAANWVRASGARPALAAVVMHSATGVPRRYYGAFAQHLGDQGFDVLLWDARGIGDSARQPATDDPATMRDWGQRDQQAVLRYVRAEHPARRLFIVGHSSGGHLAGLAPLTASADALVLIASGGCDWRDYPVAQWPRLLGAWWLAMPLVLALWGHLPAWAGRRACLAAGRCTGLAALEPDPRLLVQ from the coding sequence ATGGAAAAATTCGACATTGCGAGTGAAGATGGCCGCCCGTTGGCGGCAAACTGGGTGCGCGCTTCTGGGGCCAGGCCTGCGTTGGCTGCGGTCGTGATGCACTCCGCAACGGGCGTCCCGCGACGTTACTACGGCGCCTTCGCGCAGCATTTGGGCGATCAAGGCTTTGACGTGCTGCTGTGGGATGCGCGTGGCATCGGTGACTCGGCAAGGCAGCCCGCCACCGACGATCCGGCCACAATGCGCGACTGGGGCCAACGCGACCAGCAAGCCGTGCTGCGCTACGTGCGCGCTGAACACCCGGCGCGGCGCTTGTTTATTGTGGGCCACAGTTCGGGAGGCCATCTGGCAGGACTGGCACCGCTCACTGCCAGCGCCGACGCCTTGGTCCTCATCGCCTCGGGCGGCTGCGATTGGCGCGATTACCCGGTGGCGCAGTGGCCGCGTTTGCTGGGCGCGTGGTGGCTGGCGATGCCCCTGGTGCTGGCGCTTTGGGGCCACCTGCCGGCATGGGCTGGCCGTAGGGCATGCCTTGCCGCGGGGCGTTGCACAGGATTGGCGGCGCTGGAGCCTGACCCGCGGCTACTTGTTCAGTGA
- a CDS encoding MerR family transcriptional regulator, whose amino-acid sequence MQIKFLEARSGLPRDTLRFYERSGLITPPRRLANGYRDYDEHTLAELKFIAAAREVGFTLAEIKTAIPQLKAPPEQCRALLDGLKERRQAVVAQLAQHRKQLRRLDQLIQRFGGA is encoded by the coding sequence ATGCAGATCAAGTTTCTCGAAGCGCGCAGCGGCCTGCCGCGCGACACTTTGCGGTTCTATGAACGCAGTGGACTCATCACGCCGCCGCGAAGACTTGCCAACGGCTACCGCGATTACGATGAGCACACACTGGCCGAGCTCAAGTTCATCGCTGCCGCGCGTGAAGTGGGCTTCACCCTGGCCGAAATCAAGACGGCGATCCCGCAGTTGAAGGCCCCGCCCGAACAATGCCGCGCTTTGCTCGATGGCCTCAAGGAGCGGCGGCAAGCCGTCGTTGCGCAGCTGGCCCAGCATCGCAAACAATTGCGGCGCCTGGATCAGCTCATCCAGCGCTTCGGCGGCGCGTAA
- a CDS encoding FAD-dependent oxidoreductase yields MQPTDTAHPDYFHKVVDCQWACPAHTPVPEYIRLIGQGRYDDAYTINWVSNVFPGILGRTCDRPCEPACRRGRVEEGNGAQPEPVAICRLKRVAADHKSDAIKERMPAIAERNGKRVACVGAGPASLTVARDLAPLGYEVTVFDAEAKAGGFIRSQIPRFRLPESVIDEETGYILDMGVQFRSQERVDSMRALLEQGYDAVFVGSGAPRGRDLKIPGRREIEGNIHIGIDWLASVSFGHITSIAPRVIVLGGGNTAMDCCRSARRLGGTDVKVIVRSGFDEMKASPWEKEDALHEGIPILNFHVPKTFEHDNGQLTAMTFEIVQAEYDAQGRRSLVPTGEPDVRVPCDVVLIAVGQENAFPWIEDDLGIAFDRWGLPELTPDTFQSTLPQVFFGGDAAYGPKNIITAVAQGHEAAVSIDRFLHGEDVRQRPAPRTNLVSTKMGIHEWSFDNEVSNDLRFKVPWAKAEVALASIRVEVELGFDAATAFKEASRCLNCDVQTVFNRSTCIECDACVDICPMDCITFTFHGEEDDLRSRLQAPAENLTQALMVSAPLKTERVMVKDEDVCLHCGLCAERCPTGAWDMKKFRLDTTQAGPGCRDAQITRHMPEAA; encoded by the coding sequence TTGCAGCCTACCGACACCGCCCATCCGGACTACTTCCACAAGGTCGTCGATTGCCAGTGGGCCTGCCCTGCCCACACCCCGGTGCCCGAATACATCCGACTGATTGGGCAAGGCCGTTACGACGATGCCTACACGATCAACTGGGTGTCGAACGTGTTTCCCGGCATTCTCGGGCGCACCTGCGACCGGCCCTGCGAGCCCGCCTGTCGGCGCGGCCGGGTGGAGGAAGGCAACGGCGCGCAGCCCGAGCCGGTGGCCATCTGCCGCTTGAAGCGCGTGGCGGCCGACCACAAGAGCGACGCAATCAAGGAGCGCATGCCCGCCATCGCAGAGCGCAACGGCAAGCGCGTGGCCTGCGTCGGGGCCGGCCCCGCATCCTTGACGGTGGCGCGCGACCTGGCGCCGCTGGGCTACGAGGTGACGGTGTTCGACGCCGAGGCCAAGGCGGGCGGCTTCATCCGCAGCCAGATTCCGCGTTTCCGCCTGCCCGAATCGGTGATCGACGAAGAAACGGGCTACATCCTCGACATGGGCGTGCAGTTTCGCAGCCAGGAGCGCGTGGACTCCATGCGCGCGCTGCTGGAGCAAGGCTACGACGCGGTGTTCGTGGGCAGCGGCGCGCCGCGCGGGCGCGATCTAAAGATTCCTGGCCGGCGCGAGATCGAGGGCAACATCCATATCGGCATCGACTGGCTGGCTTCGGTGTCGTTCGGGCACATCACCAGCATCGCGCCGCGCGTCATCGTGCTGGGTGGCGGCAACACCGCCATGGACTGCTGCCGCTCGGCGCGGCGCCTGGGCGGCACCGACGTCAAGGTCATCGTGCGCAGCGGTTTTGACGAAATGAAGGCTTCGCCCTGGGAAAAAGAGGATGCGCTGCACGAGGGCATTCCGATTTTGAACTTCCACGTGCCCAAGACTTTTGAGCACGACAACGGCCAGCTCACTGCCATGACCTTCGAGATCGTGCAGGCCGAGTACGACGCGCAAGGGCGCCGCAGCCTGGTGCCCACGGGTGAGCCCGACGTGCGCGTGCCCTGCGACGTGGTGCTGATCGCCGTGGGCCAGGAAAATGCGTTTCCGTGGATCGAGGACGATCTGGGCATCGCCTTTGATCGCTGGGGCCTGCCAGAACTCACGCCGGACACCTTTCAATCCACGCTGCCGCAGGTGTTCTTCGGCGGGGATGCGGCCTACGGCCCGAAAAACATCATTACCGCCGTGGCGCAGGGGCACGAGGCCGCCGTCTCCATCGACCGCTTTCTGCACGGCGAAGACGTGCGCCAGCGGCCGGCGCCGCGCACCAACCTGGTGTCCACCAAGATGGGCATCCACGAGTGGAGCTTCGACAACGAAGTGTCGAACGACCTTCGCTTCAAGGTGCCATGGGCCAAGGCCGAGGTGGCACTGGCCAGCATTCGGGTGGAAGTGGAGTTGGGGTTCGACGCCGCCACCGCCTTCAAGGAAGCCAGCCGCTGCCTGAACTGCGACGTGCAGACGGTGTTCAACCGCTCCACCTGCATCGAATGCGATGCCTGTGTGGATATCTGCCCCATGGACTGCATCACCTTCACCTTCCATGGCGAAGAGGACGATCTGCGCAGCCGGCTGCAGGCACCCGCAGAGAATCTGACGCAAGCGCTGATGGTCTCTGCGCCGCTCAAAACCGAGCGCGTCATGGTCAAGGACGAAGACGTCTGCCTGCACTGCGGCCTGTGCGCCGAACGCTGCCCCACCGGTGCCTGGGACATGAAGAAGTTCCGCCTGGACACCACCCAGGCCGGCCCCGGCTGCCGCGATGCCCAGATCACCCGACACATGCCGGAGGCCGCATGA
- a CDS encoding 2-oxoacid:acceptor oxidoreductase subunit alpha, with product MKPMEAINDFVIKFANVNGSGSASANELFAKAILRMGVPVSPRNIFPSNIQGMPTWYEARVCEQGYSGRRGGVDMMVAMNPQTWDADVAEIAPGGYLFYDSTRPIPASKFRQDVSVIGVPLTEISNSAFTDPRQRQLFKNIIYVGALSVLLDVEAEVFETLFAEQYRGKEMLIDANVRALHLGRDYVKEHLQAPLGLRVRRADKVGEQIFTDGNSAIALGCVYGGATVAAWYPITPSSSVPEAFQKYCDKFRVDPDTGRSNFAIVQAEDELASIGMVLGAGWNGARAFTATSGPGISLMTEFIGLAYFAEIPVTIINVQRGGPSTGMPTRTQQSDLLSCAYASHGDTKHVLLFPEDPHECFEHAAAALDLADRLQTPIFLMTDLDIGMNQRLCKPFVWDDARTYDRGKVMTAEELEAGKDFGRYKDVDGDGIPWRTYPGTHPTKGSFFTRGTTRDPYARYSERGPDYIYNMERLCAKFRTAADLVPQPVLRSADQPTSLGVLYFGSTSPAMQEALDVLTASGIHIDALRLRAFPFPDSVERFIAAHELVFVVEQNRDAQMHVLLVNELGVDPARLIKVLHYDGTPITARFITEAIQKQLQGATALIKEAA from the coding sequence ATGAAGCCCATGGAAGCCATCAACGACTTCGTCATCAAGTTCGCCAACGTCAATGGCTCGGGCTCGGCGTCGGCCAACGAGTTGTTTGCCAAGGCCATCCTGCGCATGGGGGTGCCGGTCAGTCCGCGCAACATCTTCCCCAGCAACATCCAGGGCATGCCCACCTGGTACGAGGCCCGCGTGTGCGAGCAGGGCTATTCAGGGCGGCGCGGCGGCGTGGACATGATGGTGGCGATGAACCCGCAGACCTGGGACGCCGACGTGGCCGAAATCGCGCCCGGCGGCTACCTGTTCTACGACAGCACCCGGCCTATTCCCGCGTCAAAGTTCCGCCAGGATGTCAGCGTGATTGGCGTCCCGCTGACCGAGATCAGCAACAGCGCCTTCACTGATCCGCGCCAGCGCCAGCTGTTCAAGAACATCATCTACGTGGGCGCGCTCTCAGTGCTGCTCGATGTCGAGGCTGAAGTGTTTGAAACGCTTTTTGCCGAGCAGTACCGAGGCAAGGAAATGCTGATCGACGCCAACGTGCGCGCCCTGCACCTGGGGCGCGACTACGTCAAGGAACACCTGCAGGCGCCCTTGGGCCTTCGGGTGCGCCGGGCCGACAAGGTGGGTGAGCAGATTTTTACCGACGGCAACAGCGCCATCGCTCTGGGCTGTGTGTATGGCGGCGCCACGGTGGCGGCCTGGTACCCGATTACGCCCTCGTCGTCGGTACCCGAAGCCTTCCAGAAATACTGCGACAAGTTTCGCGTGGACCCGGACACTGGCCGCAGCAACTTCGCCATCGTGCAGGCCGAAGACGAACTGGCTTCCATCGGCATGGTGCTGGGCGCCGGCTGGAACGGCGCGCGCGCCTTTACTGCCACCTCGGGCCCGGGCATTTCGTTGATGACGGAATTCATTGGCCTGGCCTACTTCGCCGAGATTCCGGTCACCATCATCAACGTGCAGCGCGGCGGGCCTTCCACCGGCATGCCCACGCGCACCCAGCAGTCCGACCTGCTGAGCTGCGCCTACGCCTCGCACGGCGACACCAAGCATGTGCTGCTGTTCCCCGAAGACCCGCATGAATGCTTTGAACACGCGGCAGCCGCGCTGGACCTGGCCGACCGGCTGCAAACCCCCATTTTTCTGATGACCGACCTGGACATCGGCATGAACCAGCGCCTGTGCAAGCCCTTTGTCTGGGACGACGCCCGTACCTACGACCGGGGCAAGGTGATGACCGCCGAAGAGCTGGAGGCGGGCAAGGACTTTGGCCGCTACAAGGACGTGGATGGCGACGGCATTCCCTGGCGCACCTACCCTGGCACGCATCCGACCAAAGGCAGCTTCTTCACACGCGGCACCACGCGCGACCCCTATGCCCGCTACTCGGAGCGCGGGCCGGACTACATCTACAACATGGAGCGCCTTTGCGCCAAGTTCCGCACCGCTGCCGACCTGGTGCCCCAGCCCGTGCTGCGCAGCGCGGATCAGCCGACCTCCCTGGGCGTGCTGTACTTCGGCTCCACCAGCCCGGCCATGCAGGAAGCGCTGGATGTGCTGACGGCCTCGGGCATCCACATCGACGCCCTGCGCCTGCGCGCCTTTCCCTTCCCGGATTCGGTGGAGCGCTTCATTGCCGCGCACGAGCTGGTGTTTGTGGTGGAACAGAACCGCGACGCCCAGATGCACGTCCTGCTGGTCAACGAGTTGGGCGTGGACCCGGCGCGTCTCATCAAGGTGCTGCACTACGACGGCACGCCGATTACGGCGCGCTTCATCACCGAGGCGATCCAGAAGCAGCTGCAAGGCGCCACAGCGCTCATCAAGGAAGCCGCATGA